From Anastrepha obliqua isolate idAnaObli1 chromosome 3, idAnaObli1_1.0, whole genome shotgun sequence:
TAAGTAGGTTGTTTGatatgatatatgtacatatgtttattcCTGTTCTAGGCCGTTGTTAGCTTGCTAAAGCAATTTTGTAATAGACTACGCGTATATGTATGATACCAGAttccatatatatttacatatggacTTTAAACCGATTTATTCTAAGTTTTAGTGTTGaacaaaataaatgtgaaatCTTGTCAGCCTAACGGGGATTGTTTTATTAATTGCGCCCACATCGCGAAGATACCAAATTTATTTCATGTTAAACATTTTCTGAAGTAGATTTAagaggacagatacctgtaaaatttcggaaaaatttttttttttttcataaaatgttaatataatcctttaaaaatatgtcaaacaaatttttagaacgtaaatttaagtatttcttacattatcgtcaaccgtgacgactctattctttgcgttcgagcgctgggaaaggtatagttacgttgtcgactttagacgcgtttttctcaaaactatatttttcaaattgacgTACACGATAGGTCGAAAAGgtcgatctccctgaaatttcgcacacatcttttttatgatattactttctatgtgaatttaaagttttcgaaaaaataattttttcgaggcAAAACTAAtagaaaattcgccccaaaattcatttttttaagcattttatttcgcgattttttttcatttgatttttaattcatatagaaattatgacattaataaacaaaacaatttttggttttttgtatatcactgacgccgatgctacaatgtccGCCGATTGAAAAGACCTGTTGCGaacttcctggaagaattgagtctacattcgccattttaaatgattaaaataaaaaaaatatatatatattttttaatgtataaataaactgtatgaaaattttgaaaaaaaatatatattgacttcttcattttaaataattttaataaatatcaaggaaaatatggccgtttacaggtatctgtccctttaattttggatattttagagctttaaaggaaaaaaattcaatgcgcAATTCTTAGCTGGTGGCCacgtgaaacatttttttgttttactttgattaattcTACCTACttttaatattacatataaacttattttaaaaagttataaaatacatgTAAAAGCttgttatgtataaaatataaaatttttataaaaagttgttcaaaatgCGACAAGCTTTTTAgttggtttaaaaaataaaaaactatgttcatataaattttgtacgtTCAGAGAGCACTTCTAATTATTCGGTATAATCAGCATGTTGTTGCCATTGTTGTAACTGCATGAATGTTCTTCAAAACATGCGTCTtgtggaatgctgctggagtgtcAGTCCTAGGCCGGATATTTATGAAATCTTTTAGAGTAGATCCGCAGCATTCTCCGCCGTCTTTATACATTTCTGCGCCAATTGCGTAATCTTTTCTCCAGATGTTGCTTGCAAACAGTCTCTAAAACATTTAATGCCAAGTCGACATCGTCGTAGGTGACGCAGAGTGGCGGTCGAATGCTAAGCACCTAAGGAGGTTAGAGAAGGTTAGGAAAATATGAATTAgcattatttgttgttttttttttttttgtttgctttgaaaAGACTTCAGAAGTAATTTATTTCTAGGTGCAAAAAGGCGTTTTGTGAATTGGAAATTATGAGCatagaattttaagaaaaataaataaaacagtttCTATTTATGAAAGGATTTAGTAGCGATATTCTAAATGTACCTATTTACATGGCAGGAAAGGGAGGATAGTGATAAAAATGTGATAATAGCTTCGTGGCTAAATTGTTAATTACACCTTAAAAGTGAGGTTGTAATTTACATAAAGGGTGTTCAGATTGGAGATACTTTttcgaatacttttttttttacagatcacgcgtgattaccggcaaactaaatatatacgttttttcagtattcattgactttTGTCATGGAAAGGTTTaagcctcaacaacgtttaaaaATCGTGCAATTGtaatacgaaaatcgacgctctgtgaaaagtgttcatcgcgcgctcaagcCAACTTATGGCCCGAATTTTGTTTAGCAATGAGGCaatttttggctcaatggctacgtcaataagcaaaattgtcgtatttgggctgaataGCAAGCCGAAGCCATGCAAgaacatccattgaaaacaaccgttcggtgcggcctatgggctgaaggaatcatcggcccatatttcttcaaagacgaagcTGGCGCCAATTGaaaagtgaatggcgaacgctaacgCAACAAgatgaacaactttttgatgcctgaaattgaagctcgtgatctgcacaacatttggtttcaataagacggcgctacttgccatacaacccgtgaaataatggatttactgcgtcgtcgtttcggtgagcaatttatccctcgtctcggaccaatggattggccaccaagattggccgatatcacacctttgaacttttatttgtgggggtgtgtaaagtctaaatgctttgtgggcAACCAGCTTCCATTGCGGCAACGTTACTAAAGTTGTTCCCGAGATaacgaccgaagtcctccagcgagtcattcaaaattggtgtttacggatagcCAAATGACGAAATATTAGGGTTAAACGGTAGAcgcgtaagtatgtatgtgacaAAGTATTGcatctaataaaaaaatgtatattttaattttttttatataactttatttttatttagtttttaattttgtttataaaatattttttttttttatttttttttttcataaattttttttataaaatattttttgaagtgaaacttcttagtcgtcgatggacgagcgagaatgaagAGTAAggtttcaaggccatgcaacgttttgggcattttcgttccgcgagagagaaaaaagatataacgtagaggaaaaggagagagagagagctattcGGAGAGCTATTTTTCGTAagttttccttgtggttgctaatttctagtgagaaataacactgcctactttttggcgcttgtttgttggtgcaaacatgtaggaattatatttttggtgcctactttttggcgttataattccttggtgcctactgtttggggcgttttttggcccCAAGTTTTTTGGCGTTTGTTTtcgtgcctactttttggcgcttattttcgtttcctggctagtgcttgtgcgtactagaaagtgctatccattccggtatcggatttattggtattgccttgtggTAATTTATGCCgctgctgcggtcctggaatcgttgcgcttgtgcgggtgataaacgctcggagtagtgtgcgttgttgccacggtttgtgtccggcgtttacctacaccggtcgacccttttccgttttttataaattttgtctatttgtattctctgcaaatgttgtaaatttatttagatatatattctctctctctttctctctctctctcattctctctcggattTATCCCTCTTTccttgtctgccttgaaagtttcacttctgttatgtatactacactaactacacaaactttttttaataaatgttttttcatatattttttttaaattttttttttataaatttttttttaataaaacacctTTTCAAAACCAATAATACAACATTAACATATGAAGATATTTCTATAACATTTCTTATAacatattacaaaataaatgggTCGTTTACATAAAGCGTGAGTAGTAGCTCGATCCCACAGTTGGAGGTTGAATGTAAATGCAAATGTTTGAGATCGACTTAGATGATTTTTATGCGTAAAAAATGATAAGCAAAAACTCGCCTTTAATGCACAAGTCCCATTAATTTGTGAAGCTCACGTTTTATGCATAAAATCCAATATTTccaccaaatttttataaaatatatatgtatatgtaagtggcgtagaaagcattaaaaactataaatgcaggttggtaaaaataaaattgaacacttcaacatttcttttattttcattttaatttctgaCCTAAATCTTACTtttaatgtatgtatctataaaaCCTAATATTTCAACtaagtattttgtaaaatagATATGCAAGCGAAATAGAAAGccttaaaaactataaatgcaagttgataaaaataaaattgaacacTTCAAAGACttatatactttcgaaatagaATAAATGAAAAGGTTGTGACATAAAAGTCATCACCTAAAAGTAGACTTCGCACACAGGCGCTAAATAGCGTAGACAGACGGCGGCATTAATCGTGATAACCGGCGCAGtgtattctgattaaaattgtagtatGACAGACGGTTgatagtgaacagctgatttgcttattggatagTGTTGTGAGTAAAAGATGGACCGCAGCAACAAATACACGAGCATTAGCTGCTctgatactaagaaataattatttatttcagaaaaatcttTAGTTGCAgtttctcaaactgctccgaaatatcaaaacaatcaaTGTCATTTCAAATGTGTTAGTGCAAACTTGCATTGTATatagtctttcttgttcttctctttaaacgtttcattatttttcattcacaatagacattaactgtaatttttcggcaatgttgccatcgaaaattctttaatccgcttaaattaaaagaattaagtTTAGTTGTCAATAAATTTAGTTGTcagataattccgaattaagtcgttaatTCCAATGAACGCCATCGTCTGCCTAGGCTATAATTCTCCAATTCCAAAGCCAAATTTAGTtgatttatgtgcatatgtgccaaaaagttaacaaataagttatatatatctttttttaattaaattttttaagaaaacttttttatgaaatagcttctattgtgtataaattttacttacacgcaaatactatttttttttgaattaaaatagaaaaatcaccaaattaaataattgcATTACTCTATACTACATTGAATATGCTTTCAAACAAATTAGGGcagcacttttttttattggaatttaACAGGTAAAATTTAGTGATGTTTTCTATTGAAGAATAGAAGTCATCGGCAACGTCTTTGTGGCTCTAGCATCACTTTGGATTAAAGAGTAATTTAAACTCTCGTGACTTCTGCTTGGCACTAGGAACTGAAGAGTTAAGCACCGCTGAAAAATGTTAGAATTTGACACCTAAAGCTTTGTGCGAATTAGCCTACATTTAGGATGTGTGTTTCTTGGTTGTAACGAACGTGCGCTGTAGGAACGATGGACGATAGTGCGCGGCAGACGAGTAGTTAAATACCTCGAACAATACTAGTGCTTTATATGAGCACACAGGTAAACTAATTGAATGCTTTTAATTGCCTAGTTTTCATCCAAAATGCCGAAAGACTAgtcttgaaaataaaatatatgcaaaaaggGTATTTAGTCATTCGAAGGATTTGAGCATTCATCATCTATTGATTCCTATTCAAAACTTCGCTCATGGCGCTCGCTAAAGTATCCACAGCAAATTTAACATCCGATTTCGTAATACACATTGGCGGTTTAATACGGAGTACCTGAAAAAGATAAAGGGAAAGAGAAAGTTGTGATGGGATAGAAAATAGGGGTGTGGTTAGCATGAAcgaatatgtacataggtatgttggTTAAACTGaagctttttatatttaaagtgcgtttaaattaaaaaagagtttcatcaaaaatcttacaaaagtcgaatttttcctTAAGTGCTACCTCTAAATTCCTATGTAGTTGAGTCGGCTAAAAATTCTATATAATCTCAAATGCTTCTACTCACATTGCCATTTAGGCCGCCACGTCCGAAGAGCACACCCATATCCTTACAGGTCTCCCAGATTTCCGATACATGCGGCGCGCTGAGCGGCGTCTTCGTAGCGCGTTCTGACACTAATTCAATGCCAATCATCAACCCTTTACCACGCACATCACCAATCATTTCAAAGCGATCACGCAAACCCGCCAAGCTCTGCAAGAAGTAAGTGCCCACTTCCAATGAGTTCTTCTGCAGTTGCTCCTCTTCAATGACGTCCAACACAGAGATACCTACAGCGCTGGCCATTGGATTGCCGCCGTAGGTATTGAAATGCAGTGCTTGACCCAAGGCCGCAGCAATCTTAGGCGTAGTCACCACGGCAGCTAGCGGAAAGCCGTTGCCAATGCCTGTGtgtttgaaattaaaacatttcatttaattatagcaaaaaaattaagctaCGCAATTTCACTAAACTCACCCTTCGCCATTGTAACTATGTCCGGTATGAAGTCGTGACCCTCAAATCCCCAGAAGTGTTCACCGGTGCGTCCGAAACCGGTTTGCACCTCATCGGCAATAAACAAGCCGCCGTTGGCCCGCACCAATTCTGCCGCCTTCTTGATATAACCTTTGGGATATTGCACAGTACCGCCAACACCCTGTATGGACTCGGCAAACATGGCTGCCACACGTCCGCGTGGCAATGAATACTTGAAGACCTCCTCCAGTTGTTCATAATAACGAGCGCCGGCCAAACAGCCAGTCTCCTGTGAGCATTCGCACTTACGATCAGTTTGTATTGGTGAATCGCGACATGCTGCACCGCCCCAAATGCCCATATATGGATCGGGGTTCATCACGTGCTGTATACCATTGCTGACGCCAGGTAGCGGAAAACGCCATGTTGAAAGCGCTGTCAATCCCATCGTGTAGGGTGACATGCCATGATAAGCATTGCGGAATGTAATAATGTCCTGGTTGCCTGTGTGCATGCGTGCGATGAGCATTGCAAGATCATTCGCTTCCGAGCCCGAGTTTACAAAGCACACGGTCTTGAGATCGCCAGGAAACTTGGCCGTCAAACGTTCGGCATATTCGTGTAATTTCGGgtgcatgtaaatatttgtcGTGTGCCAGAGTGTGTTGATCTGTTGCTCCAAAGCGAGATTGACTTTGCTATTTGAGTTGAATGAGCAGAAAAGTAGAAAGAGCAAAAATTAAGAACCCTGCAGCTACTTACGGATGACAATGTCCCACGGAAACCGTAACAATACCGCCAAACATATCCAGGTAACGACGACCCTCATGATCGAACAACCACTGCATGTGCCCGCTGTGTATCAGCAGTGGCTTCTTGAAATGTGGCACTATGTTGGGTGTGATATGCTTTTGACGTATCTCCAATACTTTCTCGTAACTTAGTCCTGTATATTGGGGTGGTTGATAGTCACAGTCGGGCATTTCGCTTTGTATCTCTGGCAAGACAGCTGGTGAGGCTTTGGAATGGAGTGTTGAGGCGGACCGTTTTTGGAAGCCATGACGCACCAAACGTGCTGTTTGGACTGTGAAATGGAAAACGAAAAAACGTTTTAGGAAATTAGTGTTATTGAGCAGTGTTTTCTCGGCGTTGTAAACTATAGTAGACTatagaaattgcagaaaaagctTAAATATGTAACTGGAGCTGATAGCTCAATTTTAGTTCGTTATTAGTTATTGTGGCTACACCTAAGTCAGGATAAAATGATTTTTGTAATACATGCGAAAGAAATTATATGTTCACTCGAGCCAATAATGGATTTCAATACGTGATATAAAAGTGTTTCAGCTTAAAAGAAAATCCTACTTTCACTGGTTCAGGAAGtgattgaaatttgttaaaagatTTTTCAGCGTAAGGGAATGGTTACTCGCAGTAAGGCGTTG
This genomic window contains:
- the LOC129240970 gene encoding alanine--glyoxylate aminotransferase 2, mitochondrial isoform X3, which gives rise to MPDCDYQPPQYTGLSYEKVLEIRQKHITPNIVPHFKKPLLIHSGHMQWLFDHEGRRYLDMFGGIVTVSVGHCHPKVNLALEQQINTLWHTTNIYMHPKLHEYAERLTAKFPGDLKTVCFVNSGSEANDLAMLIARMHTGNQDIITFRNAYHGMSPYTMGLTALSTWRFPLPGVSNGIQHVMNPDPYMGIWGGAACRDSPIQTDRKCECSQETGCLAGARYYEQLEEVFKYSLPRGRVAAMFAESIQGVGGTVQYPKGYIKKAAELVRANGGLFIADEVQTGFGRTGEHFWGFEGHDFIPDIVTMAKGIGNGFPLAAVVTTPKIAAALGQALHFNTYGGNPMASAVGISVLDVIEEEQLQKNSLEVGTYFLQSLAGLRDRFEMIGDVRGKGLMIGIELVSERATKTPLSAPHVSEIWETCKDMGVLFGRGGLNGNVLSIRPPLCVTYDDVDLALNVLETVCKQHLEKRLRNWRRNV
- the LOC129240970 gene encoding alanine--glyoxylate aminotransferase 2, mitochondrial isoform X1: MMSKSPLVQTARLVRHGFQKRSASTLHSKASPAVLPEIQSEMPDCDYQPPQYTGLSYEKVLEIRQKHITPNIVPHFKKPLLIHSGHMQWLFDHEGRRYLDMFGGIVTVSVGHCHPKVNLALEQQINTLWHTTNIYMHPKLHEYAERLTAKFPGDLKTVCFVNSGSEANDLAMLIARMHTGNQDIITFRNAYHGMSPYTMGLTALSTWRFPLPGVSNGIQHVMNPDPYMGIWGGAACRDSPIQTDRKCECSQETGCLAGARYYEQLEEVFKYSLPRGRVAAMFAESIQGVGGTVQYPKGYIKKAAELVRANGGLFIADEVQTGFGRTGEHFWGFEGHDFIPDIVTMAKGIGNGFPLAAVVTTPKIAAALGQALHFNTYGGNPMASAVGISVLDVIEEEQLQKNSLEVGTYFLQSLAGLRDRFEMIGDVRGKGLMIGIELVSERATKTPLSAPHVSEIWETCKDMGVLFGRGGLNGNVLSIRPPLCVTYDDVDLALNVLETVCKQHLEKRLRNWRRNV
- the LOC129240970 gene encoding alanine--glyoxylate aminotransferase 2, mitochondrial isoform X2, which produces MMSKSPLVQTARLVRHGFQKRSASTLHSKASPAVLPEIQSEMPDCDYQPPQYTGLSYEKVLEIRQKHITPNIVPHFKKPLLIHSGHMQWLFDHEGRRYLDMFGGIVTVSVGHCHPKVNLALEQQINTLWHTTNIYMHPKLHEYAERLTAKFPGDLKTVCFVNSGSEANDLAMLIARMHTGNQDIITFRNAYHGMSPYTMGLTALSTWRFPLPGVSNGIQHVMNPDPYMGIWGGAACRDSPIQTDRKCECSQETGCLAGARYYEQLEEVFKYSLPRGRVAAMFAESIQGVGGTVQYPKGYIKKAAELVRANGGLFIADEVQTGFGRTGEHFWGFEGHDFIPDIVTMAKGIGNGFPLAAVVTTPKIAAALGQALHFNTYGGNPMASAVGISVLDVIEEEQLQKNSLEVGTYFLQSLAGLRDRFEMIGDVRGKGLMIGIELVSERATKTPLSAPHVSEIWETCKDMGVLFGRGGLNGNVLRIKPPMCITKSDVKFAVDTLASAMSEVLNRNQ